The Sphingobium sp. JS3065 genome includes a region encoding these proteins:
- a CDS encoding NUDIX hydrolase, with product MSERDMISPEEIMWEGRFITAKRRGKWEYVGRARGIQAAVILAVDEAADGRHVLLVDQYRVPLGRRCIELPAGLVGDHDEGEEAILAATRELEEETGYLPGRMEPLGEFYSSPGMVSESFTLFRAHELVKTGEGGGVEEEDIRVHRVPLNGIQEQIAAWRAEGFAIDVKLLLLLGANIVG from the coding sequence ATGAGTGAACGGGACATGATCTCGCCTGAAGAAATCATGTGGGAGGGCCGCTTCATCACCGCCAAGCGGAGAGGCAAGTGGGAATATGTCGGCCGGGCGCGGGGCATCCAGGCCGCCGTCATACTGGCCGTCGACGAAGCCGCCGATGGCCGCCATGTGCTGCTGGTCGACCAGTATCGCGTACCGCTGGGCCGCCGCTGCATCGAACTGCCTGCGGGACTGGTGGGCGACCATGACGAGGGCGAGGAAGCCATTCTCGCCGCCACCCGCGAACTGGAGGAGGAAACCGGCTATCTTCCGGGCCGGATGGAGCCGCTGGGGGAGTTCTACAGCTCGCCCGGCATGGTGTCGGAAAGCTTCACCCTATTCCGCGCCCATGAGTTGGTGAAAACCGGGGAAGGCGGCGGCGTCGAGGAGGAGGATATCCGCGTCCACCGCGTGCCGCTGAATGGGATTCAGGAGCAGATCGCGGCTTGGCGGGCCGAAGGCTTTGCCATCGACGTGAAACTGCTGTTGCTGCTGGGCGCCAATATCGTCGGCTAG
- a CDS encoding DUF6456 domain-containing protein: MATQFVEQIIEDPFGRAQKVAVNLHESPLAWLHARGHLSERHYLAGDRLRADWEKAGLGPRITMRWDAAPGQRRGGGAGAVEPGLAQLSARKRFDGAIRAAGPGLADVLWRVVCAGEGLVAAEKALGWPSRAGKLVLTLALDRVAGWYRVG, encoded by the coding sequence ATGGCCACGCAATTTGTCGAGCAGATCATAGAAGACCCATTCGGCCGGGCGCAGAAGGTGGCGGTCAATCTGCATGAGTCGCCGCTCGCCTGGCTGCATGCGCGGGGGCATTTGAGCGAGCGGCATTATCTCGCCGGGGACAGGCTGCGCGCCGATTGGGAAAAGGCCGGGCTGGGGCCGCGAATCACCATGCGCTGGGATGCGGCGCCGGGGCAGCGGCGGGGCGGAGGCGCGGGGGCTGTCGAGCCGGGCCTGGCGCAACTGTCGGCGCGGAAGCGGTTCGACGGCGCGATCCGTGCGGCGGGGCCGGGGCTGGCCGATGTGTTGTGGCGCGTCGTCTGCGCGGGGGAGGGGCTGGTCGCCGCGGAAAAGGCGCTGGGCTGGCCAAGCCGCGCTGGCAAGCTGGTGCTGACGTTGGCGCTGGATCGGGTGGCGGGGTGGTATCGGGTGGGGTAG
- a CDS encoding helix-turn-helix domain-containing protein, with product MITRIREVRKAKGLTLEQVGALCVPPTTAQTIGRLETGTRTVSVNWLNRIARALGVASSELVALPGQNVVPVAALLGPEGARAPTRPLSLPPPAPVDAMVGVQVSGSIGDYRSGDEIWCRRIMPDEFSSVLNRDLLLPRHAGRFLFGRLIGREDDRLHILPLGMGSRQQVISDPPWGAVAVQLVRRL from the coding sequence ATGATCACCCGCATCCGGGAGGTACGCAAAGCCAAGGGACTAACGCTGGAACAGGTCGGCGCATTATGCGTACCACCCACCACCGCCCAGACCATCGGCCGGCTGGAAACCGGTACCCGAACCGTATCGGTCAACTGGCTGAATCGCATCGCCAGGGCATTGGGCGTCGCTTCTTCCGAACTGGTGGCCCTGCCCGGCCAGAATGTCGTGCCGGTTGCCGCGCTGCTGGGTCCGGAGGGCGCCCGCGCGCCAACCCGGCCGCTCTCCCTTCCCCCGCCGGCGCCTGTCGATGCGATGGTCGGCGTGCAGGTATCCGGCAGTATCGGCGATTACCGCAGCGGTGATGAAATCTGGTGCCGCCGCATCATGCCGGACGAATTTTCCAGCGTGCTCAACCGCGACCTGCTGCTGCCGCGCCACGCCGGACGCTTCCTGTTCGGGCGACTGATCGGACGCGAAGACGACCGGCTGCACATCCTTCCCCTGGGCATGGGCAGCCGCCAGCAGGTGATAAGTGACCCACCCTGGGGCGCCGTGGCGGTCCAACTGGTGAGACGACTGTAG
- a CDS encoding glycosyltransferase, translated as MTLNVLMLSTLFPDMSRPNFGVFVERQARELASRDGVRVTVVAPLGIPPWPLSKAKRYAPLRALPATERWKDLTVHRPVFPIIPKFGGRFNVHSMTRAILPLVRRLHAQRPFDVIDASFFFPDGPVAQRLSRALGIPYSVKARGADIHYWGMRRGTRKMVKHAADDAAGLLAVSDAMRRSMARMGIDADKIRVHYTGVDLDRFEPADRASAKESLGFEGPVVLCVGALIPRKGQELLVRALPQLHGVTLLFAGQGQYRRALEKQAEELGVDRRIGFLGSVPHDRLPRIYAAADVMALPSSSEGLANAWVEALACGTPIVISDVGGARELLDRPEAGQIVAREPEALAAAISAILVNPPEREAVREAALRFTWAANGDTLLDHLRAIAGQES; from the coding sequence ATGACGTTGAACGTCCTGATGCTGTCGACCCTGTTCCCGGATATGAGCCGTCCCAATTTCGGCGTGTTCGTCGAACGGCAGGCACGCGAACTGGCGAGCCGGGACGGCGTCCGGGTCACGGTGGTCGCGCCGCTCGGCATTCCGCCCTGGCCACTGTCGAAGGCGAAGCGCTACGCCCCCCTGCGCGCCCTGCCCGCCACGGAACGGTGGAAGGATCTGACCGTCCACCGCCCGGTCTTTCCGATCATCCCCAAATTCGGCGGGCGCTTCAACGTCCACAGCATGACCCGCGCCATCCTGCCGCTGGTCAGACGCCTGCATGCGCAGCGCCCCTTCGACGTCATCGACGCCAGCTTCTTCTTCCCTGACGGCCCGGTGGCGCAGCGGCTTTCGCGCGCGCTCGGCATCCCCTATTCGGTGAAGGCGCGCGGCGCGGACATCCATTATTGGGGCATGCGCAGGGGCACGCGCAAAATGGTGAAGCACGCCGCCGATGACGCCGCCGGGCTGCTCGCCGTGTCGGACGCGATGCGCCGTTCGATGGCGCGCATGGGCATCGATGCGGACAAGATCCGCGTCCATTATACCGGCGTCGACCTCGACCGCTTCGAACCGGCCGACCGCGCTTCGGCAAAGGAAAGCCTGGGTTTCGAAGGGCCGGTGGTGCTGTGCGTCGGCGCGCTGATCCCCCGTAAGGGGCAGGAATTGCTGGTGCGGGCGCTGCCGCAACTCCATGGCGTCACGCTGCTGTTCGCCGGACAGGGACAATATCGCCGCGCATTGGAAAAGCAGGCGGAGGAACTGGGCGTGGACCGGCGCATCGGTTTCCTGGGGTCCGTGCCGCACGACCGGCTGCCGCGCATCTATGCCGCCGCCGACGTCATGGCGCTGCCCTCCTCCTCCGAAGGGCTGGCCAATGCCTGGGTGGAGGCGCTGGCCTGCGGCACCCCCATCGTGATCAGCGATGTCGGCGGCGCGCGCGAACTGCTCGACCGGCCCGAAGCGGGGCAGATCGTGGCCCGCGAACCCGAAGCCCTTGCCGCCGCCATCAGCGCAATTTTGGTCAACCCGCCCGAACGGGAAGCCGTTCGCGAAGCCGCGCTGCGCTTTACCTGGGCCGCCAATGGGGACACGCTGCTGGACCATCTCCGCGCAATCGCCGGTCAGGAATCCTGA
- a CDS encoding molybdopterin oxidoreductase family protein, protein MAVIRSLCGQCGVGCGIRAVTGEGRDVRIEGDPVHPANGGLLCTRSEALRDLLALDGRLLRPMVDGRAAGWDRAVDQAARRLSDVMARHGPGSVAMHVPGGLLTEDYYVANKLMKGFIGSAHIDAPSSEAGGMAAAQRAAFGEDVMPAVYEDLAQADMLLLVGEATARRHPVLHERIAEARAEQGARLVLIAGRDEGQEVEADERLTVAPGSEAVLLSGLLLHCHDNGVLDRSLAPPPGFWAGLRRDHDLWSVARACGLAPGEVRGFYEQVAATPRLVTLFSPQGAGEAAARLSAAVLNLHLATGRIGRPGAAPFAVTDAANGMGQREVGCRAGELAAHRDFSAEDLAQVGRFWGAAALADTPGLSGAALADAIEAGRIKAMLMPGGLPPSSHPIRSLLEQVPLIILTTPWSEPEMEALRMIALPSPVWIEKDGTLTGADRLISRQRWLFPLPGEAKPDWWIWTRIAQAMGWRDAFHYERPAEIYREHVRLTAYRNQGARLLNLRRHAPISNPAYDELTPWRWGEVPFDEGRFPTPDGKARLVAFWDQDS, encoded by the coding sequence GTGGCGGTCATCCGTTCGCTTTGTGGTCAATGCGGCGTGGGATGCGGCATCCGTGCCGTGACCGGCGAAGGGCGGGATGTCCGGATCGAAGGCGATCCGGTGCATCCGGCGAATGGCGGCCTGCTCTGCACCCGCAGCGAGGCGTTGAGGGATTTGCTGGCGCTGGACGGCCGGTTGCTGCGGCCGATGGTGGATGGCCGGGCGGCCGGGTGGGATCGCGCCGTCGATCAGGCTGCGCGCCGTTTGTCCGACGTCATGGCCCGCCATGGCCCCGGCAGCGTGGCGATGCATGTGCCTGGCGGCCTGCTGACAGAGGATTATTATGTCGCCAACAAGCTGATGAAGGGTTTCATCGGCTCCGCCCATATCGACGCGCCTTCCAGCGAGGCGGGCGGCATGGCGGCGGCGCAGCGGGCCGCCTTTGGCGAGGATGTGATGCCCGCCGTCTATGAGGATCTGGCGCAGGCGGACATGTTGCTGCTGGTGGGCGAAGCGACGGCCCGCCGTCATCCGGTGCTGCATGAGCGCATCGCGGAGGCGCGCGCGGAGCAGGGCGCGCGCCTTGTCCTGATCGCGGGCCGGGATGAGGGGCAGGAGGTCGAGGCCGATGAGCGGCTGACGGTCGCGCCGGGCAGCGAGGCGGTGCTGCTGAGCGGACTGCTGCTGCATTGTCATGACAATGGCGTGCTGGACCGGAGTCTGGCGCCGCCGCCGGGCTTTTGGGCCGGGTTGCGGCGGGACCATGATCTCTGGTCGGTGGCGCGGGCCTGCGGGCTGGCGCCGGGCGAGGTGCGGGGCTTTTACGAGCAGGTGGCGGCCACGCCCCGGCTGGTGACGCTGTTCAGTCCGCAAGGCGCGGGTGAGGCGGCGGCCCGCCTGTCGGCTGCCGTCCTCAATCTCCATCTGGCGACCGGGCGGATCGGCAGGCCGGGCGCCGCCCCCTTCGCGGTAACGGATGCCGCCAATGGCATGGGCCAGCGGGAAGTGGGATGCCGGGCCGGGGAACTGGCCGCGCATCGGGATTTTTCAGCGGAGGATTTGGCGCAGGTCGGTCGCTTCTGGGGGGCGGCGGCGCTGGCGGACACACCGGGCCTGTCCGGCGCCGCGCTGGCGGACGCCATCGAGGCGGGGCGCATCAAGGCGATGTTGATGCCGGGGGGGTTGCCGCCGTCTTCGCATCCGATCCGGAGCTTGCTGGAGCAGGTGCCGCTTATCATCCTGACCACGCCGTGGAGCGAGCCGGAGATGGAGGCGCTGCGCATGATCGCGCTGCCGTCGCCGGTGTGGATCGAGAAGGATGGGACGCTGACGGGAGCGGACCGGTTGATCAGCAGGCAGCGCTGGCTGTTCCCGCTGCCCGGAGAAGCGAAGCCCGACTGGTGGATATGGACCCGCATCGCCCAGGCCATGGGCTGGCGCGACGCCTTTCATTATGAACGGCCGGCGGAAATCTATCGCGAGCATGTGCGCCTGACCGCCTATCGCAATCAGGGGGCGCGGCTGCTGAATCTCAGGCGGCATGCGCCCATTTCAAACCCGGCCTATGACGAATTGACGCCATGGCGCTGGGGGGAGGTGCCGTTCGATGAAGGGCGTTTTCCGACGCCGGACGGGAAAGCGCGGCTGGTCGCCTTTTGGGATCAGGATTCCTGA
- the modA gene encoding molybdate ABC transporter substrate-binding protein, producing MLKVILRAVAFVAIFIHILLAPTMAQQRGPLVLAASSMQEAMNAAADAWAAQRHARPVLSFAASSALARQIRSGAPADLFVSADEGWMDDVEKAGLLQRGTRANLAGNRLVLVAPARAPLRLRIARGMPIARALGDSRLAMANPDSVPAGKYGKAVLTALGVWPGVANRLALGDNVRSALTLVERGEARLGIVYATDARASKDVIVAGIFPAGSHAPIRYPIARLSANRNPEAEGFRRFLLSRTGQAILARYGFSRP from the coding sequence ATGCTGAAAGTGATTCTCCGTGCCGTCGCGTTCGTCGCTATATTCATTCATATATTGCTGGCCCCGACCATGGCGCAGCAGCGCGGCCCGTTGGTGCTCGCCGCCTCCAGCATGCAGGAGGCGATGAACGCCGCCGCCGACGCCTGGGCCGCGCAGCGCCATGCCCGTCCGGTCCTGTCCTTCGCCGCCTCATCCGCCCTCGCACGCCAGATCAGGAGCGGCGCTCCGGCCGATTTGTTCGTATCGGCGGATGAAGGCTGGATGGACGATGTCGAAAAGGCGGGATTGCTCCAGCGCGGCACCAGGGCAAATCTGGCGGGCAACCGGCTGGTGCTGGTCGCCCCGGCGCGCGCGCCGCTGCGGCTGCGCATCGCGCGCGGCATGCCGATCGCCAGGGCGCTGGGCGATTCCCGGCTCGCCATGGCCAATCCCGACAGCGTGCCTGCGGGCAAATATGGCAAGGCGGTGCTCACCGCGCTGGGCGTCTGGCCCGGTGTCGCGAACCGGCTGGCGCTGGGCGACAATGTGCGGTCGGCCCTGACCCTGGTGGAGCGTGGCGAAGCGCGGCTGGGCATCGTCTATGCGACGGACGCCCGCGCATCGAAGGATGTGATCGTGGCGGGCATCTTCCCGGCGGGCAGCCATGCGCCGATCCGCTACCCCATCGCCCGCCTGAGCGCGAACCGGAACCCGGAAGCGGAGGGTTTCCGCCGCTTCCTGCTGTCACGGACCGGGCAGGCGATTCTCGCCCGCTACGGTTTCAGCCGGCCTTGA
- a CDS encoding HAD-IIB family hydrolase → MKLLIAFDLDGTLAESKQPLGEAMGEALARLLEVAHVAVISGGDWPQFDKQVASRLPDRADRSRLWLMPTTGTKLYTHRDGQWTPVYAELFEEAQKQAILAAFDASLEATGFVPEQVWGERIEDRGSQITFSALGQQAPIHAKEVWDPDFAKRKVIQADLRERLPGLSINMGGATSIDITREGVDKAYGLKKLRDASGIALDAMMFIGDAIFPGGNDYPAKQLGLDTVRVRDPQETLAVIDAIVACQR, encoded by the coding sequence ATGAAATTGTTGATCGCCTTCGACCTTGATGGAACCCTGGCCGAGAGCAAACAGCCCTTGGGCGAGGCTATGGGGGAAGCATTGGCGCGGCTGCTGGAGGTTGCGCATGTCGCGGTGATCTCCGGCGGCGACTGGCCGCAGTTCGACAAGCAGGTGGCGAGCCGCCTGCCGGATCGGGCGGACCGCTCGCGGCTCTGGCTGATGCCCACGACAGGGACGAAGCTCTACACCCATCGCGACGGGCAATGGACGCCGGTCTATGCCGAACTGTTCGAGGAGGCGCAGAAGCAGGCGATCCTGGCGGCGTTCGACGCTTCGCTGGAGGCGACCGGCTTCGTGCCGGAGCAGGTGTGGGGCGAGCGGATCGAGGATCGCGGCAGCCAGATCACCTTCTCCGCCCTCGGCCAGCAGGCGCCGATCCACGCCAAGGAGGTGTGGGATCCCGATTTCGCCAAGCGCAAGGTGATCCAGGCCGATCTGCGCGAGCGGTTGCCGGGACTGTCGATCAACATGGGCGGGGCGACCTCCATCGACATCACGCGGGAGGGGGTGGACAAGGCCTATGGCCTGAAGAAGCTGCGGGATGCGAGCGGGATCGCGCTGGACGCGATGATGTTCATTGGCGATGCGATCTTCCCCGGTGGCAATGATTATCCGGCGAAGCAATTGGGGCTGGATACGGTGCGGGTGCGCGATCCGCAGGAGACGTTGGCGGTGATCGACGCCATTGTGGCTTGCCAGAGGTGA
- the modB gene encoding molybdate ABC transporter permease subunit, with translation MILSPEEWGIVALSLQVSLVAVGLMLPVAFALAWLLARSRFPGKLLVDALVHLPLVVPPVVTGWLLLLLFGANGPLGRWFEQALGVSFMFRWTGAALASAIMAMPLMVRAMRLSIEGIDRRLEQAAQTLGARPRRVFLTISLPLALPGILAGLVLGFARSIGEFGATITFVSDVPGETRTLPIAIYSALQMPGAETAVTRLAVISILLSLAALVASEALARRAGGGRTNHVL, from the coding sequence ATGATCCTGTCTCCCGAAGAATGGGGCATCGTCGCGCTGTCGCTCCAAGTCAGCCTGGTCGCGGTGGGGCTGATGCTGCCGGTCGCCTTCGCGCTGGCCTGGCTGCTGGCCCGGTCGCGCTTTCCGGGCAAGCTGCTCGTCGACGCCCTGGTGCACCTGCCCCTGGTGGTGCCGCCGGTCGTGACCGGATGGCTGCTGCTGCTGCTGTTCGGCGCGAACGGGCCGCTTGGCAGGTGGTTCGAACAGGCGCTGGGCGTCAGTTTCATGTTCCGCTGGACCGGCGCCGCGCTCGCCTCCGCGATCATGGCGATGCCGCTGATGGTGCGCGCCATGCGCCTGTCGATCGAGGGCATCGACCGGCGGCTGGAACAGGCCGCCCAGACCCTGGGCGCCAGGCCCCGCCGCGTCTTCCTCACCATCTCCCTTCCGCTGGCGCTGCCCGGCATATTGGCCGGACTGGTCCTTGGCTTCGCCCGGTCCATCGGGGAATTCGGCGCGACCATCACCTTCGTGTCCGACGTCCCCGGCGAAACCCGCACCCTGCCCATCGCCATCTATTCCGCGCTGCAAATGCCCGGTGCGGAAACCGCGGTGACGCGCCTTGCCGTCATTTCGATCCTGCTGTCGCTGGCCGCGCTGGTCGCTTCCGAAGCGCTCGCCCGCCGGGCCGGAGGCGGAAGGACCAACCATGTCCTTTGA
- a CDS encoding ATP-binding cassette domain-containing protein: protein MSFDLEIDHRIGERHIVLNARAGAGLIALFGPSGAGKTSILNMVAGIITPDRGRIAVAGETLFDSAVAINIPAAQRRAGYVFQDGRLFPHMPVRANLLYGRHGDAPLPFEAVLDFLGIGHLLDRWPTTLSGGEAQRVAIGRALLSGPRFLLLDEPLSSLDPARREEILTVIERMKRDLAMPMLYVSHDRAEVERLADHVIAL, encoded by the coding sequence ATGTCCTTTGACCTGGAGATCGACCACCGCATCGGTGAACGCCACATCGTCCTGAACGCCCGCGCGGGCGCGGGGCTCATCGCCCTGTTCGGCCCGTCCGGCGCGGGCAAGACCAGCATCCTCAACATGGTCGCAGGCATCATCACCCCGGACCGGGGCCGGATCGCGGTCGCAGGCGAAACGCTGTTCGACAGCGCGGTCGCCATCAATATTCCCGCCGCCCAGCGCCGGGCAGGCTATGTCTTCCAGGACGGACGCCTTTTCCCCCATATGCCGGTGCGCGCCAACCTGCTCTATGGGCGGCATGGCGACGCGCCCCTGCCGTTCGAGGCGGTGCTCGATTTCCTGGGCATCGGCCATTTGCTCGACCGCTGGCCCACCACGCTTTCCGGCGGCGAGGCGCAACGTGTCGCCATCGGCCGGGCGCTGCTGTCAGGCCCCAGATTCCTGCTGCTGGACGAACCGCTTTCCTCGCTCGACCCGGCCAGGCGGGAGGAAATATTGACCGTCATCGAACGGATGAAGCGCGACCTTGCCATGCCGATGCTCTATGTCAGCCACGACCGGGCGGAGGTCGAACGGCTCGCCGATCACGTCATCGCGCTATAA
- a CDS encoding phosphotransferase family protein — translation MAGVPPTLSGIVEDNLATLASGASARVCRVGERLVVKIFHAAVSEEMIDREFAAATLAAECGIAVARPVEQLRLSAGRAILYPEVEGPTMMRQLRLRPLRSGAMLREMAAFHRRIHDCAAPGLRSLREVLRTDIVYGPADGGLQQAALRLLDGLPDGDRLLHGDFHVKNILMADGGPVAIDWSKAARGPVTPDIMRTEMLMRFGEGPQDWLTNRVRDWAARCYADHYRRISPGHFAQVAQWRAVVALAWLRARAPVRQRAFLAYLNRALAEAGLPAYSAMT, via the coding sequence ATGGCGGGGGTGCCGCCGACGCTTTCGGGGATAGTGGAGGACAATCTGGCGACGCTGGCGTCGGGCGCCAGCGCGCGGGTTTGTCGTGTCGGGGAGCGGTTGGTCGTCAAGATCTTCCACGCCGCCGTGTCTGAGGAGATGATCGACCGCGAATTTGCGGCCGCGACGCTGGCGGCGGAGTGCGGCATCGCGGTCGCCCGGCCGGTCGAGCAACTGCGGCTGAGTGCGGGGCGGGCGATCCTCTATCCGGAGGTCGAGGGGCCGACGATGATGCGGCAACTGCGCCTGCGCCCGTTGCGCAGCGGCGCGATGCTGCGGGAAATGGCGGCATTTCATCGGCGGATTCACGATTGCGCGGCGCCAGGGCTGCGTTCCTTGCGGGAGGTGTTGCGGACGGACATCGTCTATGGCCCGGCGGATGGGGGCTTGCAGCAGGCGGCGCTTCGGCTGCTCGACGGGCTGCCCGATGGCGACCGGCTGCTGCATGGCGATTTCCATGTGAAGAATATCCTGATGGCGGATGGCGGGCCGGTTGCGATTGACTGGTCGAAGGCGGCGCGGGGGCCGGTCACGCCGGATATCATGCGCACGGAAATGCTGATGCGCTTTGGCGAGGGGCCGCAGGATTGGCTGACCAACAGGGTGCGGGATTGGGCGGCGCGTTGCTATGCGGACCATTATCGCCGGATTTCGCCGGGGCATTTCGCGCAGGTGGCGCAGTGGCGGGCGGTGGTCGCGCTGGCCTGGCTGCGGGCGCGAGCGCCGGTGCGGCAGCGGGCTTTTCTGGCCTATCTCAATCGCGCGCTGGCGGAGGCGGGCCTGCCTGCTTATAGCGCGATGACGTGA
- a CDS encoding capsule biosynthesis protein yields the protein MVDASPKSFLFLQGPHGPYFAMLADALRVRGHRALRINLNGGDKVDWPGEGATDYRGTFRNWPLFFDDYIVNHGVTDLILYGDCRPYHASAHKMARLRNLRVHVVEEGYIRPDFLTLQDDGVNGNSTLPLDPDWFLEQAKSLPPEENGLQPQIPSTFRQRAFNTGRNGMASALMRPAFPFYRTHRPNSFLWETVGWFKKLNLRQAERRKSREEWAKVADRPYFTLPLQLDSDYQIRLHSPFGTMRAALRFVIKSFAAHAPANTALVVKRHPLDPGLVAWGRLTRRLAAQYGVGDRVFYLADWDIAEVVGNSLGVVTVNSTVGTLALNAGKPVVVLGHAVYKVPGVVHKRSLDEFWSAPGAPDMALYSAFRRVLIDRCLIRGGLLSEEGLRLLVDNAVERLTRRPPAQAPVRRGPVVHDLNSARSAVR from the coding sequence ATGGTTGATGCGTCCCCCAAATCCTTCCTGTTTCTCCAGGGACCGCATGGACCCTATTTCGCCATGCTGGCCGATGCGCTGCGGGTGCGGGGGCATCGGGCGCTGCGGATCAACCTCAATGGCGGCGACAAGGTCGACTGGCCGGGCGAGGGCGCGACCGACTATCGGGGCACGTTCCGTAACTGGCCGCTCTTCTTCGACGATTATATCGTCAACCATGGCGTGACCGACCTGATCCTCTATGGCGACTGCCGCCCCTATCATGCCTCTGCGCACAAGATGGCGCGGCTGCGCAACCTGCGCGTCCATGTGGTGGAGGAAGGCTATATCCGCCCCGATTTCCTGACGTTGCAGGACGATGGGGTGAACGGCAATTCGACCCTGCCGCTCGATCCCGACTGGTTTCTGGAACAGGCGAAAAGCCTGCCGCCCGAGGAGAATGGGCTGCAACCGCAAATCCCATCCACCTTCCGCCAGCGCGCCTTCAACACCGGGCGCAATGGCATGGCGTCGGCGCTGATGCGGCCGGCCTTTCCCTTCTACCGGACGCACCGGCCCAACAGCTTCCTTTGGGAAACGGTGGGCTGGTTCAAGAAGCTGAACCTGCGTCAGGCCGAGCGGCGCAAGTCGCGGGAGGAATGGGCCAAGGTCGCGGACCGGCCCTATTTCACTTTGCCGCTGCAACTGGATTCGGACTATCAGATCCGGCTCCATTCGCCCTTCGGCACGATGCGGGCGGCGCTGCGTTTCGTGATCAAGAGCTTCGCCGCCCACGCCCCGGCCAATACCGCGCTGGTGGTGAAGCGCCATCCGCTCGATCCGGGGCTGGTCGCCTGGGGGCGGCTGACGCGGCGGCTGGCGGCGCAATATGGCGTGGGTGACCGGGTCTTCTACCTTGCGGACTGGGACATTGCGGAGGTGGTCGGCAATTCGCTGGGCGTGGTGACCGTCAACAGCACGGTGGGCACGCTGGCGCTGAACGCGGGGAAGCCTGTCGTCGTGCTGGGCCATGCGGTCTACAAGGTGCCGGGCGTGGTGCATAAACGGTCGCTGGACGAATTCTGGTCCGCGCCGGGTGCGCCCGACATGGCGCTTTATTCGGCCTTCCGCCGGGTGCTGATCGACCGATGCCTGATCCGGGGCGGATTGCTGAGCGAGGAAGGGCTGCGCCTGCTGGTCGACAATGCGGTAGAGCGGCTGACCCGCAGACCGCCGGCGCAGGCGCCTGTCCGGCGCGGGCCGGTGGTCCATGATCTGAACAGCGCCCGCTCAGCCGTTCGCTAG